From Watersipora subatra chromosome 2, tzWatSuba1.1, whole genome shotgun sequence, one genomic window encodes:
- the LOC137387838 gene encoding uncharacterized protein — MGLSLAASVSLILAVGQINAQFGGISLGGFSGSGFGGGRGGLSNLVGQLAGGGTQFGINQFGNPLGGNQIGNQLGGNQFGNQLAGNPLGNQFGGNPLGNQFGGNQFDENQIDESQFGGQPSANQFGNQFENQFGRNNGMNGGPVSTSRSFSDNSGPVFTSNSFSSSTGDFGNGNNFDTPNFLNNQNSLGTQGGFGNQNGGFGIQNGLGTQGGLPNNFGRNDALSNSGGFTGGIFNGPASIGGDLSQERGLITVNALITGGSPPPAIFEWTVQQPDGNFLTFNAGERGSLPVTLGNRVTPSRATLTVREPADIQREIRLRVATGPFENNAWSVSKSWMAEPTLGRRNNNNNNNNRRNNEPVVPADSA; from the exons CACAATTTGGAGGAATCAGCCTGGGTGGTTTCTCTGGTAGTGGATTTGGTGGCGGGCGTGGTGGACTCAGCAACTTGGTTGGACAACTGGCAGGAG GAGGAACCCAATTTGGTATAAACCAGTTTGGAAACCCGCTCGGTGGAAACCAAATTGGAAATCAGCTTGGTGGAAACCAATTTGGAAATCAGCTTGCTGGAAACCCGCTTGGGAATCAATTTGGTGGAAACCCACTTGGGAATCAATTTGGTGGAAACCAGTTTGACGAAAATCAAATTGATGAAAGCCAATTTGGTGGCCAACCTAGTGCAAATCAATTTGGAAATCAATTTGAAAATCAATTTGGCAGAAACAATGGCATGAATGGAGGACCTGTCTCTACAAGCCGTAGCTTTAGTGATAATAGTGGACCAGTTTTTACCTCCAACAGTTTTTCCAGTTCGACAGGAGATTTTGGGAATGGTAATAACTTTGACACTCCCAATTTCTTAAACAATCAAAACAGTTTAGGGACTCAGGGTGGGTTTGGTAACCAGAATGGAGGTTTCGGTATTCAAAATGGTCTTGGAACGCAAGGAGGCCTTCCAAACAACTTTGGAAGGAATGATGCTTTGTCAAACTCTGGAGGCTTTACTGGAGGCATATTTAATGGTCCCGCTAGCATCGGTGGAGATCTTTCCCAAGAAAGAGGCTTGATAACTGTCAATGCTCTGATTACTGGCGGATCACCACCACCAGCTATTTTTGAATGGACTGTCCAGCAGCCCGATGGAAATTTTCTTACATTCAACGCTGGTGAGAGAGGCTCTTTACCAGTT acACTTGGTAATCGTGTGACACCATCTCGGGCTACGCTGACAGTGAGGGAACCAGCAGATATACAAAGAGAGATCAGACTCAGAGTTGCCACTGGCCCCTTCGAGAACAACGCTTGGAGCGTTTCCAAAAGTTGGATGGCCGAGCCAACCCTGGGTCGGcgaaataacaacaataataataacaacaggaGAAATAATGAGCCGGTTGTACCTGCTGATTCAGCATAA